One part of the Fusobacterium pseudoperiodonticum genome encodes these proteins:
- a CDS encoding FecCD family ABC transporter permease → MNTYGKKMSFLIIILILCILLSIFLGRFFISPKMFFDVLSDSIKGVENNPIESSIIFELRIPRIIMNILVGAGLSISGVAFQGIFQNPLVSPDVISVSSGSAFGAVLAILLFGMNSFVIILALLFGILSVVITYSLSKVRGESSVLSLILSGMVITALFSSLISLVKYTADPYDKLPAITYWLMGSFSSSSYNNIKIAIFPIISGIMILYFLRWRINILSLGDEEVKALGMNPVYIRAIIIIAVTIITATCVTLTGIIGWVGLLIPHICRMYIGADNIKLIPTSCIMGAIFMLIIDGIARTATSSEIPIGILTSLIGAPFFIIIFKKYRSW, encoded by the coding sequence ATGAATACATACGGAAAAAAAATGTCATTTCTTATAATTATACTAATTTTGTGTATACTCCTTTCAATATTTTTAGGAAGATTTTTTATATCTCCCAAAATGTTTTTTGATGTTCTATCAGATAGTATAAAAGGAGTTGAAAATAATCCAATTGAAAGTTCTATAATTTTTGAATTGAGAATACCTAGAATAATAATGAATATATTAGTAGGAGCAGGGCTTTCTATTTCAGGAGTAGCTTTTCAAGGGATATTTCAAAATCCTTTAGTTAGCCCTGATGTAATAAGTGTAAGTTCAGGTTCTGCATTTGGAGCTGTTTTAGCTATACTTTTATTTGGGATGAATTCTTTCGTTATTATTTTAGCTTTATTATTTGGTATATTAAGTGTAGTTATAACTTATAGTTTATCAAAAGTAAGAGGAGAAAGTTCTGTACTTTCTCTGATACTTTCTGGTATGGTTATAACTGCTCTATTTTCATCATTAATTTCACTTGTAAAATATACAGCTGATCCTTATGATAAATTACCTGCTATAACATATTGGCTTATGGGAAGTTTTTCTAGTTCTTCTTATAATAATATTAAAATTGCTATATTTCCGATAATATCTGGTATTATGATATTATATTTTTTAAGATGGAGAATAAATATCCTATCTCTTGGTGATGAAGAAGTTAAAGCATTAGGTATGAATCCAGTTTATATAAGAGCTATTATTATTATTGCAGTAACAATAATAACTGCAACTTGTGTAACATTAACTGGTATAATTGGGTGGGTAGGATTACTAATTCCTCATATATGTCGTATGTATATAGGAGCTGATAATATAAAATTAATTCCAACTTCTTGTATTATGGGAGCAATTTTTATGTTAATCATAGATGGAATAGCAAGGACAGCAACTTCTAGTGAAATTCCTATTGGGATTTTAACTTCCTTAATAGGAGCTCCATTTTTTATTATAATCTTTAAAAAATATAGGAGTTGGTAA
- a CDS encoding ABC transporter substrate-binding protein, translated as MKKIFSSMFILFLFLFANVSAKTVTDLTGKNVTIKDNPSRIAIVPIPWASLAYAVDGDASKIVGMHPSAKKSYEISILKDLAPNMKNVNSVFVDNNFNINYEELALLKPDLVVVWDYQNDAIEKLAKLKIPTVAIKYGTLEDVQEGIKLLGDIFNKQEKAQKLINYHKDTNKYFASKTKKLANTKKTKILYLKDSQLTVASGKSVNNIMIDMAGGVNVAKDVTTGTWSKVTMEEVIKWNPDIIILSNFDKILPEDIYNNKFEGQDWSKINAVKNKKVFKAPIGIYRWDAPSAETPLMIKWIAKVANPELFNDYNMRKDIKDFYLNFFNYKLSDEQLNFILNSKVNKGLNL; from the coding sequence ATGAAAAAAATTTTTAGTTCAATGTTTATTTTATTTTTATTTTTGTTTGCAAATGTCAGTGCAAAAACTGTTACAGATTTAACAGGGAAAAATGTTACAATTAAAGACAATCCTAGTAGAATTGCTATTGTTCCTATTCCTTGGGCTTCTTTAGCTTATGCTGTAGATGGAGATGCTTCTAAAATAGTTGGTATGCATCCTTCGGCTAAAAAATCTTATGAAATAAGTATATTAAAAGACTTAGCACCTAATATGAAAAATGTAAATTCAGTATTTGTGGATAATAATTTTAATATAAATTATGAAGAATTAGCCCTTTTAAAGCCTGATCTTGTTGTAGTATGGGATTATCAAAACGATGCGATAGAAAAACTTGCTAAATTAAAGATACCTACTGTAGCAATAAAATATGGAACATTGGAAGATGTTCAAGAAGGTATAAAATTACTTGGAGATATTTTTAATAAACAAGAAAAAGCTCAAAAATTAATTAATTATCATAAGGATACTAATAAGTATTTTGCTTCAAAAACTAAAAAATTAGCAAATACAAAAAAAACAAAAATTCTTTATCTTAAAGACTCTCAGTTAACTGTAGCTAGTGGAAAATCAGTTAATAATATTATGATTGATATGGCAGGTGGGGTAAATGTTGCTAAAGATGTTACTACTGGTACTTGGTCAAAAGTTACTATGGAAGAAGTTATCAAATGGAATCCTGATATTATTATTTTAAGTAATTTTGATAAAATTTTACCTGAAGATATCTATAATAATAAATTTGAAGGTCAAGATTGGTCAAAAATTAATGCGGTTAAAAACAAAAAAGTATTTAAAGCACCAATAGGTATTTATAGATGGGATGCTCCTTCAGCTGAAACTCCACTTATGATAAAATGGATAGCAAAAGTAGCAAATCCTGAACTTTTTAATGATTATAATATGAGAAAAGATATTAAAGATTTTTATTTAAACTTCTTTAATTATAAACTTTCTGATGAACAATTAAATTTCATTTTAAATTCAAAAGTAAATAAAGGTTTAAATCTTTAA
- a CDS encoding nitrogenase component 1, translated as MNIERCCKNEKNKMLKSLLNIPENIVISIGPTGCLNVLYNEAIKENKLGNLYTFPVSEIDMVSANHIEKLEKYIVKIISENFEKIKSIIIYLTCADLILVSDFSFLTKKIKNDYGIIVKILERGPIAKRKLSPEKRLEKLLGELKEELKNTSKIKDKEISDLKIEVQHIVPPITSDYSGACSTLYGENILKILISPHGCKTPVAYDEIRNIDYSLQYSTSLNELEIVTGEINGLQENIKEIISQNPRIEFIAIISTVVPQIIGMDLETVVENIEETLDIPCIFINTNSFENYYSGVSLTLNTLAKKFMLENKKIKNTVNIIGYSPLTFGKIEKLEEVFSLIKNLDLNVLTVFSDNLSLEKIKNSTSAELNLVLSYEGLALAKYMEKEFSIPYVIINVVSKYGIENTENILKKFFYKTSNSFEYLEKREKLDDRKVMVIASPFMAINIANSLKKDFSFDNILALSFIKESRKFKKIEYLEFLNIINTEEDLKEKIKEYKPDILISDPVYENLVNEELTFIPLLHYGYSTRLYLNLDYEYCGKKAYEYFKKFI; from the coding sequence ATGAATATAGAGAGATGTTGTAAAAATGAAAAAAATAAAATGCTCAAATCTTTGCTCAATATTCCAGAAAATATAGTTATTTCTATTGGACCAACTGGTTGTTTAAATGTTCTTTACAATGAGGCTATAAAAGAAAATAAATTAGGAAATTTATATACTTTTCCTGTATCTGAAATAGATATGGTTTCAGCTAATCATATAGAAAAATTAGAAAAGTATATAGTTAAGATAATTTCTGAAAATTTTGAAAAAATAAAATCAATTATTATCTATTTAACTTGTGCTGATTTAATATTAGTGAGTGATTTTTCATTTTTAACAAAAAAAATTAAAAATGATTATGGAATTATTGTAAAAATATTGGAAAGAGGTCCTATTGCAAAAAGAAAATTATCACCAGAAAAAAGATTAGAAAAATTATTAGGTGAATTAAAAGAAGAGTTAAAAAATACTTCAAAAATAAAAGATAAAGAGATAAGTGATTTAAAAATAGAAGTTCAACATATAGTTCCACCAATAACTTCTGATTATTCAGGTGCTTGTTCAACTTTATATGGTGAAAATATTTTAAAAATATTAATTTCACCTCATGGCTGTAAAACACCTGTTGCTTATGATGAAATAAGAAATATAGATTATAGTTTGCAGTATTCTACATCATTGAATGAGTTAGAAATAGTTACTGGTGAAATAAACGGACTACAAGAAAATATAAAAGAAATTATAAGTCAAAACCCTAGGATTGAGTTTATAGCTATTATTTCAACAGTAGTTCCTCAAATAATAGGAATGGATTTAGAGACTGTTGTTGAGAATATAGAAGAAACACTAGATATTCCATGTATTTTCATAAATACAAATAGTTTTGAAAACTATTACTCTGGAGTTTCATTAACACTAAATACTTTAGCTAAAAAATTTATGCTTGAAAATAAGAAAATTAAAAACACAGTAAATATTATTGGATACTCCCCTTTGACTTTTGGAAAAATAGAAAAGTTAGAAGAAGTATTTTCTTTAATAAAGAATTTAGATTTGAATGTCCTAACTGTTTTTTCAGATAATTTATCATTAGAAAAAATAAAAAATAGTACATCAGCTGAATTAAATTTAGTTTTAAGTTATGAAGGGCTTGCTCTTGCAAAATACATGGAAAAAGAATTTTCAATTCCTTATGTAATAATAAATGTTGTTTCAAAATATGGTATTGAAAATACAGAAAATATTCTAAAGAAATTTTTTTATAAGACAAGTAATTCTTTTGAGTACTTAGAAAAGAGAGAGAAGTTAGATGATAGAAAAGTTATGGTTATTGCCTCTCCATTTATGGCAATAAATATAGCCAACTCTTTAAAAAAAGACTTCTCATTTGATAATATCTTAGCACTTTCATTTATAAAAGAAAGTAGAAAATTTAAAAAAATTGAATATTTAGAATTTTTAAATATAATAAATACAGAAGAAGATTTAAAAGAAAAAATAAAAGAATATAAACCTGATATTTTAATATCAGATCCTGTGTATGAAAATTTAGTAAATGAAGAACTTACTTTTATTCCTTTACTTCATTATGGATATAGTACCAGACTATATCTGAATTTAGATTATGAGTATTGTGGAAAAAAAGCTTATGAATATTTTAAAAAATTTATTTAA
- a CDS encoding nucleotide-binding protein — translation MLKIAIYGKGGIGKSTISSNLSAIISKSGKKVLHIGCDPKGDSTRNLMGKKIPTVISILKEKNNLNREDIIYEGFDGIECVETGGPEAGIGCAGRGIITTMEELEDLEVFDEERDVIVYDVLGDVVCGGFAVPMREKYADIIYIVTSSEFMSIFAANNIMKSIKNFSKMKNIKFGGLIHNQRNNDSNINILKIFADMTKSKIIGEIPFSKELIKSELSGKTIAEMYPNSNLYNNFLELSEKILNNQDDIDFSPLSEEEMEYLAAEILKENIYYEEE, via the coding sequence ATGTTAAAAATAGCAATATATGGAAAAGGTGGAATAGGTAAATCTACAATATCTTCTAATTTGAGTGCCATTATTTCAAAAAGTGGAAAAAAAGTTTTACATATAGGTTGTGATCCAAAAGGAGATTCTACAAGAAATCTTATGGGAAAGAAAATTCCAACTGTTATTTCAATTTTAAAAGAAAAAAATAATCTAAATAGAGAAGATATAATTTATGAAGGTTTTGATGGAATTGAATGTGTTGAAACTGGTGGTCCTGAAGCAGGAATAGGCTGTGCAGGAAGAGGAATTATCACCACAATGGAAGAGCTTGAAGATTTAGAAGTATTTGATGAAGAAAGAGATGTTATTGTATATGATGTCCTAGGAGATGTCGTATGTGGAGGATTTGCAGTTCCCATGAGGGAAAAATATGCTGATATTATTTATATAGTTACATCTTCTGAATTTATGTCAATTTTTGCAGCTAATAATATTATGAAAAGTATTAAAAATTTTTCAAAAATGAAAAATATAAAATTTGGAGGCTTAATTCACAATCAACGAAATAATGATTCAAATATAAATATTTTAAAAATTTTTGCAGATATGACTAAGTCAAAAATTATAGGAGAAATTCCTTTTAGTAAAGAATTAATCAAGAGTGAATTAAGTGGAAAAACTATTGCTGAAATGTACCCTAATTCAAATTTATACAATAATTTTTTAGAGTTATCAGAAAAAATTTTGAATAATCAAGATGATATTGATTTTTCTCCACTATCGGAAGAGGAAATGGAATATTTAGCAGCTGAAATATTAAAAGAAAATATTTATTATGAAGAGGAATAG
- the aspS gene encoding aspartate--tRNA ligase yields MIYRTHNLAELREKNIGETVTLSGWVDTKRNVSTSLTFIDLRDREGKTQIVFNNELLSEKVLEEVQKLKSESVIRVVGEVKERSNKNPNIPTGDIEVFAKEIEILNACDTLPFQISGIDDNLSENMRLTYRYLDIRRSKMINNLKMRHRMIMSIRNYMDQAGFLDVDTPILTKSTPEGARDFLVPSRTNPGTFYALPQSPQLFKQLLMIGGVEKYFQIAKCFRDEDLRADRQPEFTQLDIEMSFVEKEDVMNEIEGLAKYVFKNVTGEEANYTFQRMPYAEAMDRFGSDKPDLRFAVELKDLSDIVKNSSFNAFSSTVQNGGLVKAIVAPSANEKFSRKIISEYEEYVKTYFGAKGLAYIKLGADGISSPIAKFLSEDEMKAIIEKTEAKTGDVIFIVADKKKVVAAALGALRLRIGKDLDLINKDDFKFLWVVDFPMFDYDEEEQRYKAEHHPFTSIKAEDLDKFLAGQTEDIRTNTYDLVLNGSEIGGGSIRIFNPKIQSMVFDRLGLSQEEAKAKFGFFIDAFKYGAPPHGGLAFGIDRWLMVMLKEESIRDVIPFPKTNKGQCLMTEAPNTVDDKQLEELFIKSTFEK; encoded by the coding sequence ATGATATACAGAACACATAATTTGGCTGAATTAAGAGAAAAAAATATTGGAGAAACTGTAACCTTATCTGGTTGGGTGGACACTAAAAGAAATGTTAGTACTAGTCTTACTTTTATTGACTTAAGAGACAGAGAAGGGAAAACTCAAATAGTTTTCAACAATGAACTTTTATCTGAAAAGGTTTTAGAAGAAGTTCAAAAATTAAAATCTGAATCTGTTATAAGAGTTGTTGGTGAAGTAAAAGAAAGATCTAATAAAAACCCTAATATCCCAACAGGTGATATTGAAGTATTTGCAAAAGAAATCGAAATTTTAAATGCTTGTGATACTTTACCTTTCCAAATTTCTGGTATAGATGACAATTTAAGTGAAAATATGAGACTTACATATAGATATCTTGATATCAGAAGAAGCAAAATGATAAACAACTTAAAAATGCGTCATAGAATGATAATGTCTATTAGAAACTATATGGATCAAGCTGGTTTCTTAGATGTTGATACTCCTATACTTACTAAATCTACTCCTGAAGGTGCAAGAGATTTCTTAGTACCTAGTAGAACAAATCCTGGAACATTCTATGCTCTACCTCAATCTCCACAACTTTTCAAACAACTTTTAATGATAGGTGGAGTTGAAAAATATTTCCAAATTGCTAAATGTTTCAGAGATGAAGATTTAAGAGCAGATAGACAACCTGAATTTACACAACTTGATATTGAAATGTCTTTTGTAGAAAAAGAAGATGTTATGAATGAAATAGAAGGTTTAGCAAAATATGTATTTAAAAATGTAACAGGTGAAGAAGCTAACTATACTTTCCAAAGAATGCCTTACGCTGAAGCTATGGATAGATTTGGTTCTGATAAACCTGATTTAAGATTTGCAGTTGAATTAAAAGATTTATCTGATATTGTTAAAAACTCATCTTTTAATGCTTTTAGTTCTACTGTTCAAAATGGTGGACTTGTTAAAGCTATTGTTGCCCCTTCTGCAAATGAAAAATTCTCAAGAAAAATTATTTCTGAGTATGAAGAATATGTAAAAACATATTTTGGTGCAAAAGGACTTGCATATATAAAATTAGGAGCTGATGGAATCAGTTCTCCTATTGCTAAATTCTTAAGTGAAGATGAAATGAAAGCAATAATTGAAAAAACTGAAGCTAAAACAGGAGATGTAATCTTTATTGTTGCTGATAAGAAAAAAGTTGTTGCTGCAGCTCTTGGTGCATTGAGATTAAGAATAGGTAAAGACTTAGATTTAATAAATAAAGATGACTTTAAATTCTTATGGGTTGTTGACTTCCCAATGTTTGATTATGATGAAGAAGAACAAAGATATAAGGCTGAACACCACCCATTTACTTCTATAAAAGCTGAGGACTTAGATAAATTCTTAGCTGGACAAACAGAAGATATTAGAACTAATACTTATGACTTAGTTTTAAATGGTTCTGAAATAGGTGGAGGTTCTATAAGAATATTCAATCCAAAAATTCAATCTATGGTATTTGATAGATTAGGACTTTCTCAAGAAGAAGCAAAAGCTAAGTTTGGTTTCTTTATTGATGCCTTCAAATATGGTGCACCTCCTCATGGTGGTCTAGCATTCGGTATAGATAGATGGCTTATGGTTATGTTAAAAGAAGAATCTATAAGAGATGTTATTCCTTTCCCTAAAACAAATAAAGGACAATGTCTAATGACTGAAGCACCTAATACTGTTGATGACAAGCAATTAGAAGAACTATTTATAAAATCTACTTTTGAAAAATAA